One Rhipicephalus microplus isolate Deutch F79 chromosome 4, USDA_Rmic, whole genome shotgun sequence genomic window carries:
- the LOC119172615 gene encoding acetylcholinesterase-1, which yields MFIGVPYANPPVGHMRFRKPEPKEPWSGVYDATYPKTSCSQPRLPNMFPIPVPVSEDCLYLNVWTPSTTDGGKRPVFVWLFGGIYILGSAYQDMYNATVLSAINDLVVVNFDYRPSIFGFLDTGTPEGPGNLGLWDQRMVLQWVRSNIAVFGGDPETVTLSGVSSGSMMAHAHVLSPLSSGLFKRIFLVSGTMCTDTTSDSVTESIVKGNEVARVVGCADSFQDLTTHTERVLDCLREVEAWPLMVATVATMLPKFLFFMPTFKSEYLPLLTSDASAAGAFAPVDALVSVVSNEGTFPFTYQTDYRLLDPDLKDVSAGYFRAMSQELINMWEKDKVVPLGVAYLDRAPPDDKLAMREAACDFFGKQNAYCPSRFFAESHSNVGAKVYGQVFAHRSKMATTPEWVGVTHMDDVPYIFGIPFLDVDSYTDEDRNFSLVVMRSLTNFVRNGTPGLPSFEKWPRFSLDNPSFVWLQPGNYGIPGIENLLEVYHA from the exons ATGTTTATCGGAGTACCCTACGCAAACCCACCCGTGGGTCATATGAGATTCCGAAAACCTGAGCCCAAGGAACCCTGGAGCGGTGTCTACGATGCCACTTACCCGAAGACTTCCTGCAGCCAGCCACGATTACCAAACATGTTCCCCATACCTGTGCCAGTTTCGGAGGACTGCCTATACCTAAACGTGTGGACTCCTTCGACGACCGACGGTGGCAAGAGACCCGTCTTCGTATGGTTGTTCGGCGGCATCTACATCCTTGGTTCGGCCTACCAGGACATGTACAACGCCACGGTGTTGTCGGCCATCAACGACCTCGTTGTCGTAAATTTCGACTATCGTCCATCGATCTTCGGCTTCCTCGACACCGGGACTCCAGAAGGACCCGGCAATCTTGGCCTATGGGACCAACGAATGGTTCTCCAGTGGGTGCGCAGCAACATCGCCGTATTCGGAGGAGACCCCGAGACCGTCACTCTCTCCGGCGTCAGCTCAGGCTCCATGATGGCCCACGCCCACGTGCTGTCCCCGCTCAGTAGCGGCTTATTCAAGCGGATCTTCTTGGTGAGCGGCACAATGTGCACCGATACGACGTCTGACTCAGTCACCGAAAGCATCGTCAAAGGAAATGAAGTTGCAAGGGTCGTCGGCTGTGCCGACTCCTTCCAGGACCTTACTACGCACACTGAACGCGTCTTAGATTGTCTCCGGGAGGTAGAGGCGTGGCCTCTCATGGTAGCGACAGTGGCGACCATGTTACCCAAGTTCTTGTTTTTCATGCCCACTTTCAAGAGTGAATACCTGCCGTTGCTGACATCCGACGCCAGTGCAGCAGGTGCCTTCGCGCCCGTCGATGCTCTCGTTAGCGTCGTCTCTAACGAAGGAACGTTTCCCTTCACCTACCAGACTGACTACAGGCTACTTGATCCAGACCTAAAGGACGTCAGCGCTGGGTACTTTCGAGCTATGAGCCAGGAATTGATCAATATGTGGGAGAAGGATAAGGTTGTTCCGCTGGGCGTTGCCTACCTGGATCGTGCGCCGCCGGATGACAAGCTTGCAATGAGGGAGGCAGCATGCGACTTCTTTGGAAAGCAGAACGCTTACTGCCCTAGCAGGTTTTTTGCTGAAAGTCACTCAAACGTGGGTGCTAAGGTATACGGGCAGGTCTTTGCGCACCGATCTAAAATGGCTACCACTCCCGAATGGGTCGGAGTTACTCACATGGATGACGTACCATACATTTTCGGAATTCCTTTTCTCGATGTGGACAGCTACACCGATGAAGACAGAAATTTCAGTCTGGTCGTAATGAGGAGCCTCACAAATTTTGTTAGAAACGG GACACCCGGCCTGCCTTCCTTCGAGAAGTGGCCTCGGTTTTCGCTGGACAATCCCAGCTTTGTGTGGCTTCAGCCCGGAAACTACGGAATC CCTGGTATCGAGAATCTTCTGGAAGTTTACCACGCTTAA
- the LOC119171380 gene encoding uncharacterized protein LOC119171380, producing the protein MRANSLITIGVGFVAFSVLSVLRGMANTVHDEVVSLTRLYDKYYRRVAHGARKSLAQREALAQVRAARDHLVKRHAQHGRKYSVSRMMRRASWRPSPAYDHMFGRRDSQYYGALPRPKPSA; encoded by the exons ATGCGCGCCAACTCGCTGATCACTATCGGCGTCGGTTTCGTCGCCTTCTCGGTGCTCAGCGTGCTGCGCGGCATGGCGAACACCGTGCACGACGAGGTGGTTTCGTTGACGCGGCTCTACGACAAGTACTACCGCCGAGTGGCGCACGGCGCACGCAAGTCCCTGGCGCAGAGGGAGGCGCTGGCGCAGGTACGCGCCGCCAGAGACCATCTCGTCAAGCGACACGCGCAGCACGG GCGCAAGTATTCTGTCAGCCGGATGATGCGGAGAGCAAGTTGGCGTCCATCTCCAGCGTACGACCACATGTTCGGCCGTCGAGATTCACAGTACTACGGCGCCCTTCCACGGCCTAAGCCCAGCGCTTGA
- the LOC119171379 gene encoding acetylcholinesterase: MASPIGSRSGLLRELITEFTFEDTMSKNGQGVHQDMKIWRAFRVLLLVLVIRTAAPSDVVVTIPQGQLRGRSSTILGYPIQMFIGIPYANPPVGHRRFRKPQPKAPWSGVYDATHPKTSCIQPQMQVMLPIPVPLSEDCLYLNVWTPSTTDGGKRPVFVWLFGGIYIAGSAYQEMYNATVLSAINDIVVVSFDFRPSIFGFLDSGTVEGPGNLALWDQRLVLEWVRSNIAVFGGDPETVTLSGVSSGSIMVHAHVLSPLSRGLFRRVFLMSGTLCTDTLSDSVTESIIKGNEVARIVGCADSFQDLTTHTQRVLDCLRKVDAWPLIRATAAAMVPKFLFFMPTFKSEFLPLLTSDASAAGAFAPVDALVSVVSNEGTFPFVYQTDNRLLDPDLKDISTEYMRAACEDLLNSWTKDKIVPLGVAYLDRAPPYKLAQREAACDFFGKHNAYCPSRLFAESHSNVGATVYGQVFAHRSKIATTPEWVGVTHMDDVPYTFGIPFLDVDSYTDEDRNFSLEVMRSLAKFVREGTPSFPSFENWPQFSLDNPSFVWLQPGNYGIVNDFYSTGCELWRKFL, from the exons ATGGCCTCCCCGATTGGCTCCAGAAGTGGGCTGCTGCGAGAGCTTATCACAGAGTTCACCTTCGAGGACACCATGAGTAAGAATGGCCAG GGAGTGCACCAAGATATGAAGATATGGAGAGCGTTCCGTGTTTTACTCCTGGTCCTGGTGATACGGACAGCAGCACCGAGTGATGTAGTTGTCACAATACCTCAAGGACAATTACGGGGCCGTTCTAGTACAATACTCGGCTACCCCATTCAAATGTTCATCGGAATACCATACGCAAACCCGCCCGTGGGCCATCGCAGATTTCGAAAACCTCAGCCTAAGGCACCCTGGAGTGGCGTGTATGACGCGACCCATCCGAAAACCTCCTGCATCCAGCCACAGATGCAAGTCATGTTACCTATACCTGTGCCTCTATCAGAGGACTGTTTGTACCTAAACGTGTGGACCCCTTCAACAACCGATGGTGGCAAGAGACCCGTTTTTGTGTGGCTGTTCGGTGGCATCTACATCGCCGGTTCAGCGTACCAGGAGATGTACAATGCTACGGTACTCTCGGCCATTAACGACATCGTTGTCGTTAGTTTCGACTTTCGTCCATCGATCTTTGGCTTCCTCGACAGCGGTACTGTGGAAGGACCGGGTAACCTGGCCCTATGGGACCAACGACTTGTGCTAGAGTGGGTTCGCAGCAACATCGCCGTATTCGGAGGAGATCCCGAGACCGTCACTCTCTCTGGCGTCAGCTCAGGATCCATTATGGTCCATGCCCATGTGTTATCTCCGCTTAGCAGGGGCTTATTCAGGCGTGTCTTCTTGATGAGCGGCACACTATGCACCGATACACTGTCCGACTCGGTCACCGAAAGCATCATCAAAGGAAACGAGGTTGCGAGGATCGTCGGCTGTGCGGACTCCTTCCAGGATCTCACAACCCACACTCAACGCGTCCTAGACTGTCTCCGGAAGGTAGATGCATGGCCTCTGATTAGAGCTACAGCAGCGGCCATGGTACCAAAGTTTTTGTTCTTCATGCCTACTTTCAAGAGTGAATTTCTGCCTTTGCTGACCTCCGATGCCAGTGCAGCAGGAGCCTTTGCGCCCGTCGATGCTCTCGTTAGCGTCGTGTCTAATGAAGGAACATTTCCCTTTGTCTACCAGACTGACAACAGGCTACTTGATCCAGACCTAAAAGACATCAGCACTGAGTACATGCGAGCTGCGTGCGAAGACTTGCTCAATTCTTGGACGAAGGATAAAATTGTTCCACTGGGCGTTGCCTACTTGGATCGTGCGCCGCCGTACAAGTTGGCACAGAGGGAGGCAGCATGCGACTTTTTTGGAAAGCACAACGCTTACTGCCCGAGCAGGTTATTCGCTGAGAGTCACTCAAATGTGGGCGCTACGGTTTACGGGCAGGTCTTCGCGCACAGATCTAAAATAGCTACCACTCCCGAATGGGTAGGTGTCACTCACATGGATGACGTACCATACACTTTTGGAATTCCTTTTCTGGATGTGGACAGCTACACCGATGAAGACAGAAATTTCAGTCTAGAGGTAATGAGGAGCCTCGCAAAGTTTGTTAGAGAAGG GACACCCAGCTTTCCCTCCTTCGAGAACTGGCCTCAATTTTCACTGGACAATCCTAGCTTCGTGTGGCTTCAGCCAGGCAACTACGGAATTGTGAACGATTTTTATAGCACAGGCTGCGAGCTCTGGAGGAAATTTCTTTGA